One part of the bacterium genome encodes these proteins:
- a CDS encoding DUF881 domain-containing protein yields the protein MSGKNSTASLRIVLAVLLAALGFLVVVQIRASRGLAGQEDVPTRNVYALATMLRQERASRHALEAQVADLQRRLSEFERVTAERRGTTEAMMRELESLRVAAGLVPLTGPGVTVVVDATQAPMVGHAPPAVQYVDLVSIVNELWAAGAEGIAISGVRITATTGYSEVGGTILADRHRLAPPYTIDALGDSATLQGALGIRGGVIEGLRTLGLQITITRKATLNLPAAQSLPAIHLARPASP from the coding sequence ATGTCTGGGAAGAATAGCACGGCATCGCTCCGGATCGTCCTCGCGGTGCTGCTGGCCGCCTTGGGTTTCCTCGTGGTCGTCCAGATCCGCGCCAGCCGCGGACTCGCGGGCCAGGAAGACGTACCGACCCGCAACGTGTACGCGCTGGCCACGATGCTGCGCCAGGAGCGCGCCTCACGCCACGCGCTCGAAGCGCAGGTGGCCGATCTGCAGCGGCGGTTGTCCGAGTTCGAGCGGGTCACGGCGGAACGGCGCGGCACGACCGAAGCGATGATGCGGGAGCTGGAAAGCCTCCGCGTCGCCGCGGGGCTCGTGCCGCTCACCGGCCCCGGCGTCACCGTGGTCGTCGACGCCACGCAGGCGCCGATGGTCGGCCACGCGCCGCCCGCGGTGCAGTACGTCGATCTGGTCAGCATCGTCAACGAGCTGTGGGCGGCCGGCGCCGAGGGGATCGCCATCAGCGGCGTGCGGATCACCGCCACGACCGGATACAGCGAGGTCGGCGGCACGATCCTCGCCGACCGCCATCGCCTCGCCCCGCCGTACACGATCGACGCGCTCGGGGATTCCGCGACCCTGCAGGGCGCGCTCGGAATCCGCGGCGGCGTGATCGAGGGACTCCGCACGCTCGGCCTGCAGATCACGATCACGCGCAAAGCGACCCTGAACCTTCCCGCCGCGCAGTCGCTGCCCGCCATCCATCTCGCCCGTCCCGCCTCGCCCTGA
- a CDS encoding universal stress protein → MPTKTILVPTDFSASAAAALAWAGEIARALDARIVLLYVVDFEVQWVPAGPAVVPTPVPAAVVRGARERAQTALDALAAKTPGVRRTVVRTGHTRDEILETADRLGADLIVMGTHSRTGVGHLFVGSVTEYVVRHAKIPVTTVRASGPGRAR, encoded by the coding sequence ATGCCCACGAAGACGATTCTCGTCCCGACCGATTTCTCCGCGTCGGCAGCCGCGGCGCTCGCCTGGGCGGGCGAGATCGCCCGAGCCCTCGACGCGCGCATCGTGCTGCTGTACGTGGTCGACTTCGAGGTACAATGGGTGCCCGCGGGACCGGCCGTTGTCCCCACGCCCGTTCCCGCCGCGGTCGTGCGCGGAGCTCGGGAGCGGGCGCAGACCGCGCTCGACGCCCTCGCCGCGAAAACGCCGGGTGTACGGCGGACGGTCGTGCGCACCGGCCACACTCGCGACGAGATTCTAGAAACAGCCGATCGGCTCGGGGCCGATCTCATCGTAATGGGCACCCACAGCCGCACCGGCGTCGGGCACCTGTTCGTGGGCAGCGTCACGGAGTACGTCGTCCGCCACGCCAAGATCCCCGTTACGACGGTGCGCGCGTCCGGGCCAGGACGGGCGCGCTGA
- a CDS encoding plastocyanin/azurin family copper-binding protein codes for MPQGWIVPGSEIWRRYRYGARAGVAALTLVMCIVSGGQVGTRAAADSAPKAYVGLYGDDAIGVLDTATGRTLRTIKVPAGPEAVIVSPDGSRVYVSSEDATQVSVIDTATDAVVKTLDLGAFPEGMALSRDGRTLLAAVFGIDKVDLIDTATMTVAARWDVAKAHGVTFGPDGATAYVGAQDTPDHNAIVVLDLTARSVAARIPLREAPRGLSVTPDGKALYFTTANSAAVEVMDIATRAIVAEIPVGPIPHQIAFTPDRATALVAVQGAARMTIIDLATRRVTGEIAVGRYPHWVGLSSDGALAYVTNEGDNTISVVDLSSNRVVATLRVGGEPRKISLQRGPGAMSAYVPVSAGTHRGFAALPPRPAPASKAGDARIYVRAFTFGPANVSIAAGRSVTWVNADPVPHTATAQTTHGKLWDTGQVLPGGSMTVRMSKPGTYVYQCDDHPFMRATVVVTP; via the coding sequence ATGCCGCAAGGATGGATCGTGCCGGGCAGTGAGATCTGGCGGCGGTACCGCTACGGCGCGCGGGCGGGCGTGGCGGCGCTGACGCTCGTGATGTGCATCGTGTCGGGAGGGCAGGTCGGGACGCGCGCGGCGGCGGACAGCGCGCCCAAAGCCTATGTCGGGCTCTACGGCGACGACGCGATCGGCGTCCTGGATACGGCGACCGGGCGCACGCTGCGCACGATCAAGGTACCGGCCGGGCCGGAGGCCGTGATCGTGTCGCCGGACGGCAGCCGCGTTTATGTCTCCAGCGAGGACGCGACCCAGGTCAGCGTCATCGACACCGCCACCGACGCGGTCGTCAAGACGCTCGACCTCGGAGCGTTCCCCGAAGGGATGGCACTTTCCCGCGATGGGCGCACGCTGCTCGCGGCGGTGTTCGGCATCGACAAAGTGGACCTCATCGATACCGCGACGATGACGGTGGCGGCGCGGTGGGATGTTGCGAAGGCGCACGGGGTCACGTTCGGGCCGGACGGCGCCACCGCGTACGTCGGGGCGCAGGACACGCCGGACCATAACGCGATCGTGGTGCTCGATCTGACGGCGCGCTCGGTCGCGGCGCGGATCCCGCTGCGCGAAGCCCCCCGCGGCCTGAGCGTCACGCCCGACGGGAAGGCGCTCTATTTCACCACGGCCAACAGCGCCGCCGTCGAGGTCATGGACATTGCCACCCGCGCGATCGTCGCGGAGATCCCGGTCGGTCCGATCCCCCACCAGATCGCCTTTACGCCGGACCGCGCGACGGCGCTCGTGGCGGTCCAAGGCGCGGCGCGGATGACGATCATCGACCTGGCCACCCGCCGGGTCACCGGCGAGATCGCCGTCGGCCGGTACCCGCACTGGGTTGGGCTCAGCTCGGACGGGGCGTTAGCCTACGTGACCAACGAGGGCGACAACACCATCTCGGTCGTAGATCTGTCATCGAATCGTGTCGTCGCGACGCTGCGCGTGGGCGGCGAGCCGCGCAAGATTTCGCTCCAGCGAGGCCCCGGCGCGATGTCGGCGTACGTGCCCGTCTCCGCCGGCACTCACCGCGGCTTTGCCGCACTACCGCCGCGGCCGGCACCCGCGTCCAAAGCCGGCGACGCCCGAATCTACGTGCGGGCCTTCACCTTCGGCCCAGCCAACGTCTCGATCGCCGCGGGCCGCTCCGTGACGTGGGTCAACGCTGATCCGGTCCCACACACCGCCACCGCGCAGACCACGCACGGCAAGCTCTGGGATACAGGTCAGGTGCTCCCCGGCGGGAGCATGACGGTCCGGATGAGCAAGCCCGGCACGTACGTCTACCAGTGCGATGATCATCCGTTCATGCGGGCGACGGTCGTGGTTACCCCCTAG
- a CDS encoding sigma-70 family RNA polymerase sigma factor, translating to MSIRFRGYPNWPRREVRAGSEVRDGGDDQLMAQLAAGRQDALGPLYRRYAPRLYSLAAQSLDRTSAEEIVQEVFLQVWRKAATYRPERGTFKAWVFQIAHHRILNELRRRRRRPQLDEDPDGLRLAAAPDPVPGPDEVVEAEAERVQVRAALASLPEAQRLAVEMAFVEGLTHTEVAKSLRLPLGTTKTRIRAGLQRLRAGLAPAVAAAVIVAGIGAIAGIRNEQASRALDGRALALLTSSETAAIRLDAAPGVPPETHAVYRGHTGATIAVLNLEKFRPAPAGEAYQAWVRHGETWTSLGTIRPDAGGEARLIVEGPAVDRLPDAIEVTLEPARGSPSPHGPVIVTGRPGPPVTRYR from the coding sequence ATGTCGATACGGTTCCGCGGATACCCGAATTGGCCGCGCCGCGAGGTCCGCGCGGGGTCCGAGGTGCGCGACGGCGGCGACGATCAGTTGATGGCGCAGCTGGCGGCGGGCCGGCAGGACGCGCTCGGCCCTCTCTACAGGCGGTACGCGCCGCGGTTGTACTCGCTCGCCGCGCAGTCGCTTGACCGGACGAGCGCGGAAGAAATCGTCCAGGAAGTCTTTCTGCAGGTCTGGCGCAAAGCGGCGACCTACAGGCCGGAACGCGGGACGTTCAAGGCCTGGGTCTTTCAAATTGCCCACCACCGGATTCTCAATGAACTCCGCCGGCGGCGCCGCCGGCCTCAATTGGACGAAGATCCGGATGGTCTGCGGCTTGCCGCGGCACCCGATCCCGTGCCGGGCCCCGACGAGGTCGTGGAGGCGGAGGCGGAACGCGTCCAGGTCCGCGCGGCGCTCGCGTCGCTCCCCGAGGCGCAGCGCCTCGCGGTGGAAATGGCGTTCGTCGAGGGACTGACGCACACGGAGGTAGCCAAGAGTCTGCGGCTGCCGCTCGGGACAACGAAGACGCGCATTCGCGCCGGCCTGCAGCGGTTGCGGGCCGGACTGGCGCCCGCCGTGGCCGCGGCGGTCATCGTAGCCGGAATCGGGGCGATCGCCGGTATTCGCAACGAACAAGCGTCCCGGGCGCTCGACGGCCGGGCGCTCGCGCTCCTGACGTCCAGCGAGACAGCCGCGATCCGGCTCGACGCGGCCCCGGGTGTTCCTCCGGAGACGCACGCGGTGTACCGCGGCCACACCGGCGCGACGATCGCCGTGCTGAACCTCGAGAAGTTCCGGCCGGCGCCGGCGGGTGAGGCCTACCAGGCGTGGGTCCGTCACGGCGAGACGTGGACGTCGCTCGGGACCATCCGGCCGGATGCCGGCGGCGAGGCGCGGTTGATCGTGGAGGGTCCGGCGGTGGACCGCCTGCCGGACGCGATCGAGGTCACGCTCGAGCCGGCGCGCGGGAGTCCCAGCCCGCACGGTCCGGTGATCGTGACCGGCAGACCGGGCCCGCCGGTGACGCGGTACCGCTAG
- a CDS encoding aminotransferase class V-fold PLP-dependent enzyme encodes MRPLLLDAAARANRYLENLDARSVAPSPAAVERLSELGGPLPEQPTDPERVLAALDTVGSPATVASAGGRYFGFVTGGTLPAALAASWLAGAWDQNAGLWVSSPAAASLERIALGWLLDVLRLPDQCGGAFVTGTTMANFTALAAARHAVLARAGWDAEAQGLFGAPSLTVIVGQEVHASLLKALSLLGLGRDRVVRVPADGQGRMRPDALPRLTGPTILCAQAGNVNTGALDPVGEICRSAHDAGAWVHVDGAFGMWAAAAPRLAHLVRGTEEADSWAVDAHKWLNTPYDGGVAFVRDVGHLTAAMSASAAYLPEGGPREPFRYTPEMSRRARGVEIWAALRSLGRAGLADLIERTCRHARRFAEGLARGGYPSLNEVVLNQVLVSFGDDDATRRVIEGVQKDGTCWCGGTVWHGRAAMRISVSSWVTTEEDVDRSVAAMLRVAAGTTGA; translated from the coding sequence ATGCGCCCGCTTCTGCTCGACGCCGCCGCCAGAGCAAACCGATACTTGGAGAACCTCGACGCCCGCAGCGTCGCCCCGTCGCCCGCCGCGGTTGAGCGCCTTTCCGAACTCGGCGGCCCGCTTCCTGAGCAGCCCACCGACCCGGAACGGGTGCTCGCGGCACTCGACACGGTCGGATCGCCCGCGACCGTCGCATCCGCGGGCGGGCGATACTTCGGGTTTGTTACCGGCGGGACACTTCCCGCCGCGCTGGCTGCGTCGTGGCTTGCGGGAGCGTGGGATCAGAACGCCGGGCTTTGGGTCTCGTCTCCCGCGGCCGCGTCCCTCGAACGAATTGCGCTCGGGTGGCTGCTCGACGTGCTGCGGCTGCCGGATCAATGCGGCGGCGCCTTCGTTACCGGCACCACGATGGCCAATTTCACCGCGCTCGCGGCGGCGCGGCACGCGGTGCTCGCCCGCGCGGGATGGGACGCGGAGGCCCAAGGCCTGTTTGGCGCGCCCTCGCTCACCGTCATCGTCGGCCAGGAGGTGCATGCCAGCCTGCTCAAGGCCCTAAGCCTGCTCGGACTAGGGCGCGACCGCGTCGTGCGAGTCCCGGCGGATGGCCAGGGCCGGATGCGGCCCGATGCGCTGCCGCGGTTGACCGGGCCGACCATCCTGTGCGCGCAGGCCGGAAACGTCAACACCGGGGCCCTGGATCCGGTCGGCGAGATCTGCCGCTCAGCGCACGACGCGGGCGCCTGGGTGCACGTGGACGGAGCGTTCGGAATGTGGGCGGCGGCGGCGCCCCGGCTCGCGCATCTCGTCCGCGGGACGGAAGAGGCCGACTCGTGGGCCGTGGACGCGCACAAATGGCTGAACACGCCCTACGACGGCGGCGTCGCGTTCGTCCGCGACGTAGGGCATCTCACCGCGGCGATGAGTGCGTCGGCCGCGTACCTGCCGGAGGGGGGCCCGCGCGAGCCATTCCGGTACACGCCCGAAATGTCGCGGCGGGCGCGCGGCGTCGAGATCTGGGCGGCGCTCCGCAGCCTCGGCCGGGCGGGGCTAGCCGACCTCATCGAGCGCACCTGCCGGCACGCCCGGCGCTTCGCCGAAGGCCTCGCGCGCGGGGGGTATCCATCGTTGAACGAAGTAGTCCTCAATCAGGTGCTGGTGTCGTTCGGCGACGACGATGCGACCCGCCGGGTGATCGAGGGCGTCCAGAAGGACGGCACGTGCTGGTGCGGAGGCACGGTCTGGCACGGCCGGGCCGCGATGCGGATCAGCGTGTCATCCTGGGTCACGACCGAAGAAGACGTCGACCGATCGGTCGCGGCGATGTTGCGGGTCGCGGCGGGGACCACGGGCGCGTAG